In a genomic window of Wyeomyia smithii strain HCP4-BCI-WySm-NY-G18 chromosome 1, ASM2978416v1, whole genome shotgun sequence:
- the LOC129717161 gene encoding uncharacterized protein K02A2.6-like produces MHYNKDCRFRDHKCHECGKHGHKEGYCACFSSAKYSANRANSRDSKKKKWESSTKTVTVQKVSQGRKFVNLRINNVPLRLQLDTGSDITIISYQSWLGRPKTTAAVCSAKTASGDPLQLTSELQCNITLNGITKRGKCLIADPNVHLDILGIDWLNLFELWNRPVASYCNQVTSQQSRIVLELQSHFPEVFTNTLGFCNKTPIKLVLKGTPKPVFRPKRPVAYSMQSVVEDELNRLQSLGILKKVDFADWAAPIVVVRKPNGTVRICADFSTGLNNALESNQYPLPLPENIFAKMANCRIFSHID; encoded by the coding sequence ATGCATTACAACAAAGACTGCAGATTTCGGGACCACAAATGCCATGAGTGTGGAAAGCACGGACACAAGGAGGGGTATTGTGCATGTTTTTCTTCGGCTAAATATTCAGCAAACCGTGCCAACAGCAGAGATTCAAAGAAAAAGAAGTGGGAGTCATCTACCAAAACAGTAACCGTCCAGAAGGTCAGCCAAGGGCGGAAGTTTGTTAATCTTCGCATAAATAATGTTCCACTACGCCTGCAACTGGACACAGGGTCCGATATTACCATTATTTCATACCAATCATGGCTTGGTCGACCGAAGACGACAGCAGCGGTTTGCAGCGCTAAAACAGCATCAGGAGATCCACTGCAGCTTACTTCAGAGCTCCAGTGTAACATTACCCTTAATGGCATTACAAAAAGGGGTAAGTGTTTGATTGCTGATCCTAACGTCCATCTAGACATTTTAGGTATTGACTGGTTGAATTTGTTTGAGTTATGGAACCGACCAGTTGCATCGTACTGCAATCAAGTTACCAGTCAGCAATCTCGAATCGTATTAGAGCTGCAATCTCACTTTCCGGAAGTTTTCACGAATACATTGGGTTTTTGCAATAAAACCCCAATTAAGCTGGTGCTCAAAGGTACCCCCAAACCAGTTTTTAGACCGAAACGGCCGGTCGCTTACAGCATGCAAAGCGTAGTGGAAGACGAGCTCAACCGTTTACAAAGTCTTGGTATCCTCAAGAAGGTGGATTTCGCCGACTGGGCCGCACCTATTGTCGTGGTGCGGAAGCCGAACGGCACTGTTAGAATCTGCGCGGATTTTTCGACGGGTCTAAACAATGCTCTAGAATCGAATCAATATCCGCTACCGCTACCAGAAAATATTTTCGCCAAGATGGCTAACTGTCGTATTTTCAGCCATATAGATtaa